In Microvenator marinus, one genomic interval encodes:
- a CDS encoding alpha/beta fold hydrolase, whose product MVSAERVAAQDWRDLYPFESNFLELDGAKLHFVDEGPKDAPVLLFVHGNPTWSFYWRELILAFRGEFRCVAIDHIGCGLSEKPEDYPYTLARRIEDLESLSEHLSLDRITMVVHDWGGAIGMGFATRHPEKIERNIVFNTAAFRSSSMPFSIALCRVPGFGPLAVRGLNAFARVAQFRAIYDRSNLIPPVSNGYLAPYDSWENRVAIQRFVEDIPMSESHPSYTTLLEVENGLERLLDKPMLIVWGDDDFCFHPEFRKEWERRFPAAEVHALKDAGHYVVEDATDKIVQWMKTFLSSAK is encoded by the coding sequence ATGGTGAGTGCAGAGCGAGTGGCGGCGCAAGATTGGCGCGATCTTTATCCTTTTGAGTCCAATTTTCTGGAGCTGGACGGTGCGAAGCTACACTTTGTGGACGAGGGCCCAAAAGATGCGCCTGTGCTTTTGTTTGTGCACGGGAACCCGACCTGGTCCTTCTACTGGCGCGAGCTAATCCTGGCGTTTCGCGGCGAGTTCAGATGTGTGGCCATCGACCATATTGGGTGCGGGCTCTCGGAAAAACCCGAAGACTATCCCTACACACTTGCGCGGCGAATCGAGGATTTAGAATCCCTTTCGGAACACCTGTCGTTGGATCGGATCACCATGGTCGTCCACGATTGGGGCGGAGCGATCGGGATGGGGTTTGCGACGCGTCACCCTGAGAAAATCGAGCGAAACATCGTGTTCAATACGGCGGCTTTTCGTTCGTCCTCGATGCCTTTCTCCATTGCATTGTGCAGGGTTCCGGGCTTTGGCCCCCTCGCTGTACGTGGACTAAACGCCTTTGCACGCGTCGCACAATTCCGGGCGATCTACGATCGGAGCAACCTGATCCCTCCGGTCAGCAACGGGTACCTCGCACCCTATGATTCTTGGGAAAATCGTGTGGCAATTCAACGTTTTGTCGAGGACATCCCAATGTCCGAGAGCCATCCTTCATACACGACACTCTTGGAGGTGGAAAACGGCCTCGAACGCCTTTTGGATAAACCGATGCTCATCGTTTGGGGCGACGACGATTTTTGCTTTCACCCGGAGTTCAGGAAGGAGTGGGAGCGGCGATTCCCCGCAGCGGAAGTGCATGCCCTCAAAGACGCCGGGCATTATGTTGTAGAAGACGCGACAGACAAAATCGTCCAATGGATGAAAACATTCTTGAGTTCAGCGAAATAA
- a CDS encoding tetratricopeptide repeat protein yields MDSQKAKVQWWMPVLGVVLLIGVGLGIWAYLGHQERLEQQRAADALFDPIEAAVEEAKAEPRYDIDRTVQVIHGLDSALDAQGSLEDYLKYMARQDYRGVAPDVLEARLKVLSILKRLYATQTKLENQESTFTVTRTVLSALSLAKADVDIMSGVMPSLDSEQAKTVLEDLRKDQAIKKELLDELAELEVELISVMTEYSEVYYKYIAEWDKLVLLRDRAYLAAAEGQWATAASAADKAIEMAPEETEAHLLKARALIEAVQTPESQNLEQAVTLLGEYMQENPDRSAPALLLLGVAYERMGRMDDARLNYQQAAAYYPKQAEVLSDMMDPYEVRGFLRKSREGRIILDQYSATMLGAGYFSPDLHMARVSFLAGDMEEGKKKVLDHFSRRRNQASWDLVLNDIEFCESYLGAYFDGLFVEDSHLFLEAEPTLIGSKLDVSVKNQSPKPLHNATLLLAVRFTDMHRDDFQVFKVGETVPVVTEHATTNFGSLTVEYPLFGQTRGVDDIVLTRAILLTDTAVVWVDSDEYRLALARTSESAPPPEERKTWFDVMKVDPEMLTGLLNSSDVGLDLSLGRDDVTLKLPRELSILKPSFRLHDEGQTYAPEVNKLNEDGIELRFDSVRNFEGDGVSSANPVVKIHTRFGDFDVTIDWKNRRIGGVDFVAR; encoded by the coding sequence ATGGACAGTCAAAAAGCAAAAGTGCAGTGGTGGATGCCTGTGTTGGGCGTGGTGCTTCTAATCGGCGTGGGCCTTGGCATCTGGGCGTATCTTGGCCACCAGGAACGTCTGGAACAACAAAGGGCCGCTGACGCGCTCTTTGATCCGATTGAAGCAGCCGTTGAGGAGGCCAAGGCTGAACCGCGCTACGATATCGATCGTACCGTGCAGGTCATTCACGGCCTCGATAGCGCGCTTGATGCACAGGGCTCGCTCGAGGACTATCTCAAGTATATGGCCCGTCAAGACTACCGCGGTGTGGCGCCTGACGTGCTCGAGGCGCGTCTCAAGGTGCTGAGCATCCTGAAGCGTCTTTACGCGACCCAGACCAAGCTTGAAAACCAGGAGTCTACGTTCACGGTCACACGTACCGTGCTCTCCGCTCTTTCACTTGCGAAGGCCGACGTGGACATCATGTCCGGCGTGATGCCTTCGCTTGATTCTGAGCAGGCAAAGACTGTGCTCGAGGACCTGAGGAAAGACCAGGCCATCAAGAAGGAACTCCTCGACGAGCTCGCTGAGCTCGAAGTCGAGCTTATCTCAGTCATGACCGAGTATAGCGAAGTCTACTACAAGTACATTGCCGAGTGGGACAAACTGGTGCTCTTGCGGGATCGCGCCTACCTCGCGGCCGCTGAGGGCCAGTGGGCCACTGCCGCAAGTGCGGCCGACAAGGCCATCGAGATGGCCCCTGAGGAGACTGAGGCGCATCTGCTAAAGGCCCGCGCGCTCATCGAAGCCGTTCAAACGCCGGAGAGCCAAAACCTCGAGCAAGCAGTGACCCTGCTTGGCGAATACATGCAGGAGAATCCGGACAGAAGTGCCCCAGCGCTCTTGCTCCTTGGAGTGGCCTACGAGCGAATGGGGCGCATGGACGATGCGCGTCTTAATTACCAACAAGCGGCCGCCTACTACCCGAAGCAGGCTGAGGTCCTCTCGGATATGATGGACCCCTATGAGGTTCGTGGGTTCTTGAGGAAGTCCCGCGAAGGCAGAATCATTCTCGATCAATACTCCGCCACCATGCTCGGCGCCGGCTACTTCAGTCCGGACTTGCACATGGCCCGCGTGAGTTTTCTCGCCGGCGATATGGAGGAGGGGAAGAAGAAGGTCCTCGATCACTTCTCACGTAGGAGAAATCAGGCCAGCTGGGACCTCGTGCTCAACGATATCGAGTTCTGTGAGTCCTATCTCGGTGCCTATTTTGATGGGTTGTTTGTGGAGGATTCTCACCTCTTTTTGGAGGCCGAGCCTACACTGATTGGCTCAAAGCTCGACGTCTCAGTCAAGAATCAGTCCCCTAAACCCCTGCATAACGCCACCCTGCTTCTAGCCGTGCGTTTTACCGACATGCATCGAGACGATTTTCAAGTGTTCAAGGTCGGCGAAACCGTACCGGTCGTGACCGAGCACGCGACAACGAATTTTGGCTCGCTCACGGTGGAGTATCCGCTCTTCGGGCAAACTCGTGGAGTGGATGATATCGTACTGACCCGTGCAATTCTCTTGACGGACACAGCGGTGGTCTGGGTTGATTCGGACGAGTACCGGTTGGCATTGGCCAGGACTTCAGAGAGCGCTCCCCCGCCTGAGGAGCGCAAGACCTGGTTTGACGTGATGAAAGTGGACCCTGAGATGCTCACTGGGCTTCTTAACTCCAGTGATGTGGGTCTTGACCTCTCGCTAGGGCGCGACGATGTGACGCTAAAGTTACCTCGCGAACTCTCCATCTTGAAGCCCTCATTCCGGCTTCATGACGAGGGCCAAACGTATGCGCCCGAGGTCAACAAACTCAACGAGGATGGTATCGAACTCAGGTTTGATAGCGTGAGAAATTTTGAGGGGGACGGCGTCTCAAGCGCCAATCCCGTCGTCAAAATTCATACGCGCTTCGGAGACTTTGACGTCACGATCGACTGGAAGAATCGCCGAATTGGTGGTGTCGATTTTGTGGCTCGATAA
- a CDS encoding alpha/beta fold hydrolase, whose protein sequence is MIIEPIQSVLGHLYTVGPTVAGWIPRKDPATEWVGHVDDPEVGGITLRGKVHFHSNPLSDPTVSTLLVLLHGLGGSSDSTYMRDAAKDGFQMGYDVLRLSLRGADASGQDLYNAGLTADLHAAIASPQFSAYQNIVVMGFSLGGHIALKAAVEGLDKRVKSVVAIGSPVDLSPGVKVLDGKSRKIYREYILRELRDLYAAYASQTGRAETPLERVQKVRYIREFDELTIVPRFGFDDVEDYYQKSSVGPVLPDLTIPCLYVGSTYDPMIPRRLVEPWVSKAGPNLKVIWVDDGGHVYFPMVDLGFGERRGVVAQSLSYVQAM, encoded by the coding sequence ATGATTATTGAGCCGATACAGAGCGTACTCGGGCACCTTTACACCGTCGGGCCTACGGTGGCTGGCTGGATTCCCCGAAAGGACCCCGCCACCGAGTGGGTTGGCCACGTAGATGACCCTGAAGTCGGTGGGATTACGCTTCGCGGGAAAGTTCATTTTCACTCGAACCCGCTGAGTGACCCGACCGTTTCGACCTTGCTCGTTCTCCTCCATGGTCTTGGCGGAAGCTCCGATTCCACCTACATGCGAGACGCCGCCAAGGACGGATTCCAGATGGGGTATGACGTGCTTCGACTCTCGCTGCGAGGGGCCGACGCCTCCGGACAGGACCTCTACAACGCGGGACTGACGGCGGATTTACACGCCGCAATCGCAAGCCCTCAGTTTTCGGCTTATCAAAATATCGTGGTCATGGGCTTTTCTCTAGGCGGGCACATCGCGCTGAAGGCGGCCGTTGAAGGACTAGACAAGAGAGTTAAATCGGTGGTCGCCATCGGCTCTCCGGTTGACCTCTCGCCAGGTGTTAAGGTGCTCGATGGCAAGTCGCGAAAGATCTATCGCGAGTATATCCTTCGGGAGTTGCGAGACCTCTACGCTGCGTACGCCTCTCAAACAGGCCGCGCCGAGACGCCTCTCGAGCGTGTCCAAAAGGTTCGATACATCCGCGAGTTTGATGAGCTGACGATCGTTCCTCGGTTTGGCTTTGATGACGTAGAAGATTATTACCAAAAGAGCAGCGTCGGGCCCGTGCTTCCCGACTTAACCATCCCGTGTCTCTACGTCGGTAGCACCTACGATCCAATGATTCCGCGAAGACTCGTTGAACCCTGGGTTTCCAAAGCCGGCCCGAATCTAAAAGTCATCTGGGTGGATGATGGTGGCCATGTCTACTTCCCAATGGTGGACCTCGGGTTTGGTGAAAGACGCGGTGTGGTTGCGCAGAGTCTCTCGTACGTTCAGGCGATGTAG
- a CDS encoding GNAT family N-acetyltransferase has protein sequence MDSEGSQDKKKKAKDKVEIREIELEDLAPVYALGEKLFTADLWSSLHRTWDEYEVLNLYMTDGDTCFVAILDDEVVGFALGAMIEKRRSSWKYGYMLWLGVSPVLKGMGIGKKLVKRLTDAFINEGARIMLVDTDGENDDAIEFFHRIGFGQDQRHVYLSMNLTKLPKYEKHRAKKDEDKPKKKDEHDK, from the coding sequence GTGGATTCGGAAGGAAGTCAGGACAAGAAGAAAAAGGCCAAAGATAAGGTCGAAATCAGAGAGATTGAGCTTGAGGATTTGGCGCCCGTCTACGCGCTGGGAGAAAAGCTCTTTACGGCTGATTTGTGGTCGAGCCTCCACAGGACCTGGGATGAGTACGAGGTTCTGAACCTCTACATGACGGATGGGGACACCTGTTTTGTGGCCATACTCGACGATGAAGTGGTCGGCTTTGCGCTGGGCGCAATGATCGAGAAACGCCGTAGTTCATGGAAATATGGCTATATGCTTTGGCTCGGCGTGAGTCCCGTGCTCAAGGGCATGGGTATCGGAAAGAAGCTAGTCAAACGCCTCACCGACGCTTTCATCAATGAGGGAGCCCGAATCATGCTCGTGGATACAGATGGCGAAAATGACGACGCGATCGAGTTCTTCCATCGCATCGGATTTGGGCAGGACCAGCGCCACGTCTACCTCTCCATGAATCTCACCAAGTTGCCAAAATACGAAAAGCACCGCGCGAAGAAAGATGAAGATAAACCTAAGAAAAAAGACGAGCACGACAAATGA
- a CDS encoding ImmA/IrrE family metallo-endopeptidase: MNDLAFKVNNWVELTTTDEKERATACELQITTANESLFMVEDLRSQSTREYIRVSAYPLAVWLVENYFRLKHEVRVTDAFDHALSHRLSAIGSGFIWPNIDFSADGERIKVTVADSTKTGISPVFIRGNTEPFWISYEAFDSAVSELIRSVNARLDDRGIPSHYLKELWQCVASEKSDPLRQLEAQVGLDPEGRSEELEFWKDLAQKYGEAEVLSLAGSASKLETEALFSAFETRQGSPSKEIAALQKHVRPPQSVAWDLGAQGAKMLRQYLANVDAPLHDIPFLDSFGETPDLTVSGAISQNEEIKILLRSAAHPKSLRFEKARLLGDLLLFQNQKISMVTTGLEFRQKAQRAFAAELLVPTEALNKNLPSSGEFDDDAVFRLADEYDVSQVCVVHQIRNRRLPYRSQLSD; this comes from the coding sequence ATGAACGACTTGGCATTTAAGGTGAACAATTGGGTCGAGCTCACGACCACAGACGAAAAGGAACGGGCTACGGCCTGTGAGTTGCAGATTACTACAGCGAATGAATCGCTCTTCATGGTGGAAGATCTTCGCTCCCAGTCGACTCGTGAATACATCAGAGTATCTGCATACCCACTTGCTGTCTGGTTGGTGGAGAACTACTTTCGACTCAAACATGAAGTCCGAGTCACCGACGCTTTCGATCATGCCCTTTCTCACCGACTCTCAGCGATTGGCTCAGGCTTCATTTGGCCCAACATCGACTTCAGCGCAGATGGTGAGAGGATCAAAGTAACGGTAGCAGATTCGACCAAAACTGGAATTTCGCCGGTGTTTATTCGCGGGAACACCGAGCCGTTTTGGATATCTTATGAGGCATTTGATTCTGCAGTATCCGAACTGATTAGGAGCGTAAACGCCCGATTGGATGATCGAGGGATTCCTAGTCACTATCTGAAAGAGCTCTGGCAATGTGTTGCCAGTGAAAAGAGCGACCCATTGCGCCAGCTCGAAGCACAGGTTGGTCTTGACCCAGAAGGGCGTTCGGAGGAATTGGAATTTTGGAAAGATCTAGCTCAGAAGTATGGAGAAGCGGAAGTCTTAAGCTTGGCAGGGAGCGCGTCCAAACTAGAAACGGAAGCACTTTTTAGCGCCTTTGAGACTCGTCAGGGTTCGCCATCTAAGGAGATTGCGGCCTTGCAGAAACATGTGCGACCTCCCCAGTCAGTTGCATGGGACCTCGGTGCTCAAGGCGCGAAAATGCTCCGCCAATATCTTGCGAACGTGGATGCTCCTCTGCACGACATCCCGTTTTTAGATTCATTCGGTGAGACACCAGACCTTACGGTCTCGGGCGCGATTTCCCAGAACGAAGAGATTAAAATTCTCTTGAGGTCGGCCGCTCATCCAAAGAGCCTACGCTTCGAGAAAGCCCGACTACTAGGGGACCTTTTGCTTTTTCAGAATCAAAAGATTTCAATGGTGACGACGGGTCTAGAGTTCCGTCAGAAGGCTCAGCGCGCCTTCGCCGCAGAGTTGCTTGTCCCAACAGAAGCACTGAATAAAAACCTTCCCTCCTCGGGCGAGTTTGATGATGACGCAGTGTTCCGCCTTGCGGATGAATATGATGTCTCACAGGTCTGCGTAGTGCACCAAATACGAAATCGTAGACTCCCCTATCGGTCTCAACTGAGCGATTAG
- a CDS encoding M20 family metallopeptidase, with protein sequence MTQESSPERLERWLREVVETYSPTWAEQSVLEVFGEILDEARLPYRKQMVDEERYNLIVELGPQPASLVWVGHVDTVALYDEEHRHPRVEDGIMWGLGSADMKSGCVAAIEGMRRLRERRSPLESGVTLALVVGEEEYGDGAEVLIQELKDSGVLHPWVVIGEPTDLKLCLSHFGYYECFLTTRGARAHAALPEVGDNAIHAMLAWMTRILEAQRKMEWGGEVALTPRKIDGGSPLFAVAESCEAVLDIHLPPNVEFEKVEALLNATLADTRADHGGCQLEFEIAFASPGFAASDLPETLAKAYRDTFSELEPSAFRSHSDAAMFHSAGMPTVVVGPGRLEVAHTPDEHVELRQVELAAELYAQMFVNAGTGGLLPR encoded by the coding sequence ATGACCCAAGAATCTAGCCCAGAACGCCTTGAGCGCTGGCTCCGTGAAGTTGTGGAGACCTATAGTCCTACGTGGGCTGAGCAAAGCGTGCTCGAGGTATTTGGTGAGATTCTTGACGAGGCCCGCCTGCCTTATCGCAAACAAATGGTGGACGAGGAGAGGTACAACCTCATCGTGGAACTCGGGCCGCAACCAGCCTCATTGGTGTGGGTGGGTCACGTGGATACCGTGGCGCTCTACGACGAAGAACACAGACACCCGCGCGTCGAGGACGGCATCATGTGGGGGCTCGGCTCTGCCGATATGAAGTCAGGTTGCGTGGCGGCAATTGAAGGAATGCGTCGCCTGCGAGAGCGTCGCTCGCCGCTTGAATCCGGTGTCACGCTCGCGCTAGTGGTCGGTGAAGAGGAGTATGGCGATGGTGCCGAGGTCTTGATTCAAGAGCTCAAGGATAGCGGTGTGTTGCATCCCTGGGTGGTTATCGGTGAGCCCACCGATCTCAAGCTATGCCTCTCTCATTTTGGATACTACGAGTGCTTCCTAACCACCCGCGGGGCTAGAGCTCACGCGGCTCTGCCCGAGGTTGGGGACAATGCGATTCACGCCATGCTCGCGTGGATGACGCGCATTCTTGAAGCACAGCGAAAGATGGAATGGGGGGGTGAGGTGGCCCTTACGCCACGTAAAATCGACGGAGGGTCACCACTTTTCGCGGTTGCCGAATCATGTGAAGCCGTCTTGGACATTCACCTTCCGCCTAACGTTGAGTTTGAAAAGGTCGAGGCTTTGTTGAACGCCACCTTGGCTGACACTAGGGCAGACCACGGTGGCTGTCAGCTTGAGTTTGAGATAGCGTTTGCATCGCCCGGCTTCGCGGCCTCAGACCTTCCTGAGACCCTCGCTAAGGCTTATAGGGACACGTTTTCCGAGCTCGAGCCCTCGGCATTCAGAAGTCACTCAGATGCCGCCATGTTTCACTCCGCAGGGATGCCTACCGTGGTAGTTGGCCCTGGACGTCTTGAGGTGGCCCACACGCCCGACGAACACGTTGAACTACGACAAGTTGAACTCGCAGCAGAGCTCTATGCGCAGATGTTCGTCAACGCGGGAACCGGAGGTCTTCTGCCGCGTTAG
- a CDS encoding PQQ-dependent sugar dehydrogenase: MKKLLLLTLVLASCSDDAPVVSNNSNNTSNQTVAPNNTTGPNNPQDMGEDQGPEPEPAEFGLDQRPPNTTCVAPARPTSTTGLELERAFSSLSFNQPLAMKQAPGSDTHWYLLEQPGRIMRFENRADVSESDVFIDHRSEVIDGGERGMLGFAFHPGWPQEARVFISYTANINGNLHSIISEFSANQDLASLDPASERRILEVRQPYSNHNGGQIDFGPDGYLYISLGDGGSGGDPDGNGQNIETMLGSILRIDVDGAEPYGVPSDNPFVGQDGADEIFAWGLRNVWRFSFDRETGTLWAGDVGQNAHEEISIIELGGNYGWNRKEGFECFGGSPCDGNYIDPVVDYPHSQGRSVTGGYVYRGTDIPALVGTYLFGDYVSGRIWRVVYDTDGQAGIEEVIGTGFNVSSFAEANNGELFVLNYGGTIHRVQAADQTGEDNFPRTLSATGCANPEDPTEPAAGLIPYRPQAEFWSDGADKFRWMALPEGQNISIGPDGDFDFPNGTVLVKSFELDGKLIETRLFVRHDDGEWAGYSYEWRDDQSDADLLLAGKTKEFGAQTWIYPSRSDCMVCHTAAAGRSLGLELGQLDHAGYYASTNRLANQVNTLENIGLLSNARDTEFTRLVDPQGEATLDERAQSYMHTNCAGCHRSDATLRTTFDLRAGLDLSERGLCDGPVYNTLDIPDAALLAPGSVERSLIYQRTATRGVHRMPPIGSTLVDEDGVSLLSEWIQSLQNCN; encoded by the coding sequence ATGAAGAAGCTTCTACTACTCACACTCGTCTTGGCGAGCTGTTCGGATGACGCCCCCGTAGTCTCGAACAACTCGAATAACACATCGAATCAGACGGTCGCGCCGAACAACACTACGGGCCCGAATAACCCGCAAGATATGGGCGAGGACCAGGGGCCTGAGCCGGAGCCCGCGGAGTTTGGTCTCGACCAAAGGCCACCAAATACCACCTGTGTGGCACCGGCACGCCCGACCTCCACCACCGGTCTTGAGCTCGAGCGCGCGTTCTCGTCCCTTAGTTTCAATCAGCCGCTCGCCATGAAGCAGGCACCGGGTTCAGACACACATTGGTACCTGCTTGAACAACCTGGCCGGATCATGCGCTTTGAGAATCGCGCCGATGTCTCTGAATCTGACGTCTTCATCGACCATCGTTCAGAAGTCATCGACGGAGGAGAACGCGGCATGCTCGGGTTCGCTTTCCATCCAGGCTGGCCTCAAGAGGCGCGGGTGTTTATCTCGTACACCGCCAATATCAACGGCAACTTGCACTCGATTATCTCCGAGTTTAGCGCGAACCAAGACCTCGCGTCGCTAGACCCTGCCTCAGAGAGGCGGATCCTCGAGGTGCGCCAGCCCTATTCGAACCATAACGGTGGTCAGATCGACTTTGGACCGGACGGCTATCTTTACATCTCGCTTGGAGACGGCGGCTCAGGAGGCGACCCCGACGGCAACGGTCAGAATATCGAGACCATGCTCGGGTCCATCTTGAGGATTGACGTCGATGGCGCCGAGCCTTACGGCGTGCCCTCTGATAACCCATTTGTGGGCCAAGACGGCGCAGATGAGATTTTTGCCTGGGGTTTGCGCAATGTCTGGCGATTCAGCTTTGATCGCGAAACTGGCACGCTATGGGCCGGAGATGTGGGCCAAAATGCACACGAGGAGATCTCGATTATCGAGCTCGGCGGAAACTATGGCTGGAACCGAAAGGAGGGTTTTGAGTGCTTTGGTGGCTCACCATGCGACGGAAACTACATAGATCCGGTGGTCGATTACCCACACTCTCAGGGCCGCTCCGTGACTGGAGGCTACGTCTACCGGGGCACTGATATTCCGGCGCTCGTCGGCACCTATCTCTTTGGCGATTACGTCTCTGGCCGCATTTGGAGAGTCGTCTACGACACCGACGGCCAAGCTGGAATTGAAGAAGTTATCGGCACTGGATTCAACGTGTCTTCATTCGCCGAAGCCAATAACGGCGAGCTCTTCGTGCTCAATTATGGCGGAACGATTCATAGGGTTCAGGCTGCCGACCAGACCGGGGAAGACAACTTCCCAAGGACTCTGAGCGCAACGGGTTGCGCAAACCCGGAAGATCCCACGGAGCCTGCGGCAGGGTTGATTCCATATCGTCCGCAAGCCGAGTTCTGGTCTGACGGCGCGGATAAGTTCAGGTGGATGGCGCTCCCAGAAGGCCAGAATATCAGCATCGGCCCGGACGGAGACTTCGATTTCCCTAATGGAACCGTGCTTGTGAAGTCGTTTGAACTCGATGGCAAACTCATCGAAACCAGACTCTTTGTGCGTCACGACGATGGAGAGTGGGCAGGATATTCTTACGAATGGAGGGATGACCAATCCGATGCCGACCTGCTCTTGGCTGGAAAAACCAAGGAGTTTGGCGCTCAGACGTGGATCTATCCGAGTCGCTCAGATTGTATGGTGTGTCATACAGCGGCAGCCGGCCGATCGCTGGGTCTCGAGCTCGGACAGCTCGATCACGCTGGCTACTACGCGTCTACGAATCGACTCGCAAACCAGGTCAACACCTTGGAGAATATCGGCTTGCTCTCCAACGCCCGCGACACCGAATTCACTCGCCTCGTAGATCCACAAGGTGAGGCCACCTTGGACGAACGGGCACAGTCCTACATGCACACAAATTGCGCTGGTTGCCATCGCTCGGACGCGACCCTCCGGACAACGTTTGACCTGCGTGCCGGGCTAGACCTCTCGGAGCGCGGCCTCTGCGATGGGCCCGTCTACAATACTCTAGACATTCCCGACGCCGCGCTTCTTGCGCCTGGGTCCGTGGAACGTTCGTTGATCTATCAGCGCACAGCCACACGCGGGGTGCATAGAATGCCACCAATCGGCTCCACACTCGTGGATGAAGACGGCGTGAGTCTGCTCAGCGAATGGATTCAAAGCCTGCAGAACTGCAACTGA
- a CDS encoding FAD-binding oxidoreductase, with protein sequence MSNPLISSGYKPIVLVNMTQPKRRSHWAWGWEHKMPSIEERHRLAELLEGVLGIKAGEVEEAVPIQAVELPGTELKATWLDTTNDARIRHTYGRSWPDLMRGFLGDFGPAPLAVATPSSTEELEKVYDWAQDSGVKVQIYGGGTSVVGGVECDPEYPTISLDTSNLSGVLEIDKTSRGALIAAGAFGPDIEDALRPHGLTLRHFPQSFEFSTLGGWIATRSGGHFATQRTHIEDFVQWMEVVAPCGAVRTGEYPASGAGPDMNRVFAGSEGTMGLITKAWMRLQERPRYKAQASVKFAAWNDAIAALRAIAQSGLNPANARLLDSREALMNQVSFDGSNILVLGFESADRPLAAQMERALEIARDHHGQCDGAVYIDTNGPGAKESERWKSAFLDGPYMQSALLTMGVFADTFETAVTWSGFERLHNAVIANMKDVLKRTCGRGFLTCRITHIYPDGLAPYYTWVAPMPTRDRSAIEVWKTIKDEAMKTLRTNGGTITHHHAVGRIHRDAWHQEAGPHSIAALDAMKSSFDPKHILNPGVLL encoded by the coding sequence ATGTCAAATCCACTCATCTCAAGCGGCTACAAGCCGATTGTACTTGTAAATATGACGCAACCAAAACGACGAAGTCACTGGGCATGGGGCTGGGAGCACAAGATGCCCTCCATTGAAGAACGCCACAGGCTCGCCGAGCTGCTCGAGGGTGTGCTCGGGATTAAGGCAGGTGAGGTGGAGGAAGCCGTCCCTATCCAAGCGGTGGAATTGCCTGGAACCGAGCTCAAGGCCACATGGCTGGATACCACCAACGACGCGCGCATCAGGCATACCTATGGAAGAAGCTGGCCGGACCTCATGCGAGGATTCCTCGGGGATTTTGGGCCTGCGCCACTCGCCGTCGCGACGCCTTCGTCCACCGAAGAACTAGAAAAAGTCTATGATTGGGCACAGGATAGTGGCGTCAAAGTCCAGATTTATGGCGGCGGGACGAGCGTTGTAGGTGGGGTGGAGTGTGACCCTGAATACCCCACGATAAGTCTTGATACGTCCAATCTTTCAGGGGTGCTGGAGATCGATAAAACGTCCCGAGGTGCCCTGATTGCGGCCGGGGCTTTTGGACCCGATATCGAGGACGCCCTTCGCCCACACGGTCTCACGCTTAGGCACTTCCCGCAGAGCTTCGAGTTCTCCACACTTGGTGGCTGGATTGCCACGCGCTCAGGTGGGCATTTTGCCACGCAACGAACTCATATCGAAGACTTTGTTCAGTGGATGGAGGTTGTCGCGCCTTGCGGCGCGGTACGTACCGGTGAGTATCCGGCTTCAGGGGCTGGGCCTGATATGAACCGTGTGTTCGCGGGCTCGGAAGGAACTATGGGGCTCATCACCAAAGCCTGGATGCGCCTCCAAGAACGCCCCAGATACAAGGCTCAGGCATCGGTAAAGTTCGCCGCGTGGAATGACGCGATTGCGGCCCTGCGTGCCATCGCTCAATCGGGCCTAAACCCAGCAAACGCGCGCCTGCTCGACTCCCGTGAGGCGCTGATGAATCAGGTGAGTTTCGACGGCTCGAACATCCTGGTTCTTGGCTTCGAGTCCGCTGACCGCCCGCTTGCTGCGCAAATGGAGCGCGCTTTGGAAATCGCGCGAGACCACCACGGCCAGTGCGACGGTGCCGTCTACATCGATACCAACGGGCCGGGAGCAAAGGAGAGCGAAAGGTGGAAAAGCGCCTTTTTGGACGGCCCATACATGCAGAGCGCTCTGCTGACGATGGGAGTTTTTGCCGATACCTTTGAAACGGCCGTGACTTGGTCTGGTTTCGAACGGCTCCACAACGCCGTGATCGCAAATATGAAAGACGTTCTAAAGCGCACCTGTGGTCGAGGGTTTTTGACCTGTCGAATCACCCATATCTACCCGGACGGATTGGCGCCCTACTATACGTGGGTGGCCCCGATGCCCACTCGCGATCGGAGCGCAATCGAGGTCTGGAAAACCATCAAAGACGAGGCGATGAAAACGCTCCGGACCAACGGCGGCACCATCACGCACCATCACGCTGTCGGCCGAATTCACCGCGATGCATGGCATCAAGAGGCTGGCCCACATTCAATCGCCGCGCTCGACGCCATGAAGTCGTCTTTCGACCCTAAGCATATCCTGAACCCTGGCGTTCTCCTATGA